From the Methanocaldococcus fervens AG86 genome, the window GCATGAAGCTTTGGAGTTGTTGGCAGGGTATGGAAAGATTGTTTTAGTTATTACCCACGACCCTGTCTTGGCTTTAATGACTGATAGAAGGATAGTTATGAGAAGTGGAGGAATGCAGAAGATTGTTGAAACTACTGAGGAGGAAAAGGAGATTTCAAGGAGAATAAATGAGGTTGATAACTGGTTACTATCTTTGAGGGAAAAGATTAGGTTAGGAGAGAGATTAACTTATGAAGATGTAACTTTGGCGGTGAAAGAATGAAAGTAGCAATAATTGCAGGAACTCCAGGGGCAGGAAAAACGTCTGTTCTAATCCACACAATAAAAACTCTGATTAATGATGGGCATAAACCGGTAGTTGTTAAAATTGATTGTCTATACACTGACGATGACATTAGGTATAAAAAATTGGGAATTCCTGTTTTGGTTGGTTTAAGTAAAGATATGTGCCCAGATCACTTTGCAATATACAACTTTGAGGAGATGGTTGATTGGGCTAAGGATAAAGGGGATATACTGCTAATTGAAACAGCAGGTCTCTGCCATAGATGTGCTCCTTATACAAAAAACAGCCTTGGAATTTGTGTAATTGATGCCACTTCAGGGCCAAACACGCCAAGAAAAGTAGGGCCTTTTTTAACAAGTGCGGATATTGTGGTTGTAACAAAAGGAGATATTATTTCTCAAGCTGAAAGAGAAGTCTTTAGGGAGAGAGTTTTAGAGATGAACCCAAATTGTAGGGTTTATGAAGTCAATGGGCTTACAGGACAGGGATGTGTTGAGATAGCAAAGGAGATTATTGAAAGCAGTGATATTAAGGAGCTGGATAATGAGGAGTTAAGGCATAATGCTCCATTGTGTATTTGCACCTTATGTGTTGGCGAAACAAGGGTAGGTAAA encodes:
- a CDS encoding GTP-binding protein, which translates into the protein MKVAIIAGTPGAGKTSVLIHTIKTLINDGHKPVVVKIDCLYTDDDIRYKKLGIPVLVGLSKDMCPDHFAIYNFEEMVDWAKDKGDILLIETAGLCHRCAPYTKNSLGICVIDATSGPNTPRKVGPFLTSADIVVVTKGDIISQAEREVFRERVLEMNPNCRVYEVNGLTGQGCVEIAKEIIESSDIKELDNEELRHNAPLCICTLCVGETRVGKKYHRGILRRIDGFMKYEGE